The Sulfurihydrogenibium sp. genome has a window encoding:
- a CDS encoding arsenate reductase (azurin) small subunit has product MFMTKISRRTFIGGSAAMVALLSTPEWALALITQPYPRVKIANIKDLKVGEPVSFNYPDEQSPAILIKLGERAVGGVGPEGDIVAYSSLCTHKGCPVSYSKKRFVCACHYSMFDPAKNGQTFQGHASEWLPQIILRFEPRTGNIYAEGVEGLIWGRIRNILKSSKIGKL; this is encoded by the coding sequence ATGTTTATGACGAAGATCTCACGAAGGACCTTTATCGGTGGAAGTGCGGCTATGGTTGCACTTTTATCTACGCCAGAGTGGGCATTAGCTCTTATAACCCAGCCATACCCAAGGGTAAAAATAGCCAACATTAAGGACTTAAAGGTAGGAGAGCCGGTAAGCTTTAATTACCCAGATGAACAATCTCCAGCAATTCTTATTAAGCTTGGAGAGAGGGCTGTTGGTGGTGTGGGACCAGAAGGGGACATCGTAGCCTACTCGTCATTATGTACCCATAAGGGCTGTCCTGTTAGCTATTCTAAAAAGAGGTTTGTTTGTGCTTGCCATTACTCAATGTTTGACCCTGCAAAAAATGGGCAAACATTCCAGGGGCATGCATCTGAATGGCTTCCTCAGATAATTTTGCGTTTTGAACCAAGAACTGGAAACATATACGCAGAAGGGGTAGAAGGGCTAATATGGGGAAGAATTAGAAACATTTTAAAATCTAGCAAAATAGGCAAATTATAA
- a CDS encoding arsenate reductase (azurin) large subunit — MAVFERKDSIPIPPKDAQKFTSPCQYCNVGCGYNIYRWPVGKEGGLKPNENALGIDFTKQGVALQSQAITETMYSVVKGEDGNLYNVLIIPAEDSPINRGNYSIRGGANAEATYSPTKPTRERVHQPLIRVGDELMPVSWEEAIDLVARVTKGVKDKYGPDSVAMKIHDHGGSGAGFEENWAVGKFFFIAVGTKMLSIHNRPAYNSEVWGQRERGTHELNYTYEDARLADTIVLWGANSFETASVFYTEHMLPNLQGATIDEKKKEYLKGEPAEPARMIVIDPRKTASVKVAEIAAPYRVLHLRPNLGTDYVLANAIARAVWEKGWWDKEFVEKRTDLNTFEEYKKKSLMLDVPYEEFMSRVEKLTGVKKEDIEKAAEWIASPKSGNFRRRTLTIYEKGVIWGYKNYDTIAAIAQLAALTGNYGKPGTGCGRQGGHQEGYVRPHSKSRAKLVGSVYAGGPPPNIDEYVKNDPKAKVYYISGTDPYLSTPNAQAYKKRVRERTMALTKYLSEQASLSGEPAGSEERARRILEGLEKTNGLFMVVIDMYKTETSRDAHVILPAAGWGEKPTTYINCNSRLLRIAEQFMAPPGDAKPDWWIWGRIAIRMKELYEAEGNHEEAKYCAGMDWKTAEEVFLDGANEFPDNRVSEADEATLPAECYRGVTYEYLRKVGQKGIQTPVRIDPKTGELVGTKRRYVHRFGTPDGKFKWYGTDPWEPDPLKFYPPEITKYLQGGNDSKYPFWLTTGRNQLIFQTGYNDRYLPEKVATIPLPYIEMNPEDARRLGINSGDIVELYNLEGNAVALVHVNDAPPPGTVFSIMYHWKGSFNHLTTSYTDPKTTIPWYKASRVAIRKLKGNLEDILKNTSLLPTNDFRS; from the coding sequence ATGGCAGTATTTGAAAGAAAGGATAGCATACCAATTCCACCAAAAGATGCACAAAAATTTACATCACCTTGCCAGTACTGCAACGTAGGTTGTGGTTATAACATTTATAGATGGCCTGTGGGCAAGGAAGGTGGGCTAAAGCCAAACGAAAATGCACTGGGTATAGACTTTACTAAACAAGGAGTAGCCCTGCAAAGTCAAGCAATAACCGAAACTATGTATAGCGTAGTAAAAGGAGAAGACGGCAACCTTTACAACGTATTAATAATACCAGCAGAAGACTCGCCCATAAATAGAGGGAACTACTCTATAAGGGGAGGGGCTAATGCAGAGGCGACATATTCACCTACAAAGCCCACAAGAGAAAGAGTGCACCAACCATTAATTAGAGTTGGGGATGAGTTAATGCCAGTTAGCTGGGAAGAGGCAATAGATTTAGTCGCAAGAGTAACCAAAGGTGTCAAGGATAAATATGGTCCAGATTCAGTAGCTATGAAAATACACGACCATGGAGGCTCTGGTGCTGGGTTCGAGGAGAACTGGGCAGTTGGGAAATTCTTCTTCATAGCAGTTGGTACAAAAATGTTATCTATACACAATAGACCGGCCTACAACTCCGAGGTTTGGGGTCAAAGAGAGAGAGGAACTCATGAGCTTAACTATACTTATGAGGATGCAAGACTTGCTGATACCATAGTACTTTGGGGTGCCAACTCTTTTGAAACTGCTTCTGTTTTCTACACAGAACACATGCTTCCAAACCTTCAAGGCGCAACCATTGATGAAAAGAAAAAAGAGTATTTAAAGGGAGAGCCAGCAGAACCTGCAAGAATGATCGTTATAGACCCAAGAAAAACAGCCAGCGTAAAAGTTGCAGAGATTGCTGCACCTTATAGAGTTCTTCATTTAAGACCAAATCTTGGAACAGACTACGTACTTGCAAATGCTATAGCAAGAGCCGTATGGGAAAAAGGATGGTGGGATAAAGAGTTCGTAGAGAAGAGGACAGATTTAAATACTTTTGAAGAATATAAGAAGAAATCGTTAATGCTTGACGTTCCTTATGAAGAGTTTATGAGTAGAGTAGAAAAACTAACAGGGGTAAAGAAAGAAGATATAGAAAAGGCGGCTGAATGGATAGCAAGTCCAAAATCAGGAAACTTTAGAAGGAGAACGCTTACCATATACGAAAAAGGTGTAATATGGGGCTATAAAAACTATGATACGATTGCAGCCATAGCCCAACTTGCTGCGCTTACTGGGAACTACGGAAAACCAGGTACAGGATGCGGAAGACAGGGAGGACACCAAGAGGGCTATGTCAGACCTCACAGCAAATCCAGAGCGAAACTTGTTGGTTCTGTATATGCTGGCGGACCGCCTCCAAACATCGATGAGTATGTAAAAAATGACCCAAAAGCAAAGGTCTATTATATATCTGGAACAGACCCATACCTATCTACACCAAACGCACAAGCTTACAAGAAAAGAGTCCGTGAGAGAACCATGGCACTTACTAAGTATCTATCAGAGCAGGCAAGCTTATCTGGAGAACCAGCTGGCTCAGAAGAGAGAGCTAGAAGAATATTAGAAGGTCTTGAAAAAACAAATGGTTTATTTATGGTAGTTATTGATATGTATAAAACTGAAACATCAAGGGATGCACATGTAATACTTCCTGCTGCGGGTTGGGGAGAAAAACCTACTACCTATATAAACTGTAACAGTAGACTGCTCAGAATTGCGGAACAATTTATGGCACCTCCAGGAGATGCAAAACCAGACTGGTGGATATGGGGAAGAATTGCTATAAGAATGAAGGAATTATATGAGGCTGAAGGAAACCATGAGGAAGCTAAATACTGTGCTGGAATGGATTGGAAAACCGCTGAAGAAGTTTTCTTAGATGGAGCAAATGAATTCCCAGACAATAGGGTTTCAGAGGCAGATGAAGCAACTCTACCAGCAGAATGCTACAGAGGTGTTACATATGAATATCTCAGAAAAGTAGGTCAGAAAGGTATACAAACTCCTGTTCGCATAGACCCTAAAACCGGAGAGCTTGTCGGCACAAAAAGAAGATACGTACACAGATTTGGAACTCCGGATGGTAAGTTTAAATGGTATGGAACTGACCCATGGGAGCCAGACCCATTAAAATTCTATCCACCAGAAATCACCAAGTACCTCCAAGGAGGAAACGATAGTAAATACCCATTCTGGCTTACTACGGGAAGAAACCAATTAATCTTCCAAACAGGCTACAATGACAGATACCTTCCAGAAAAGGTTGCAACTATTCCTTTACCATACATAGAAATGAACCCAGAAGATGCAAGAAGACTTGGAATTAATAGCGGAGATATAGTTGAGCTTTATAACTTAGAAGGTAATGCAGTGGCGTTGGTACATGTAAACGATGCTCCTCCTCCTGGAACTGTATTTAGTATAATGTACCACTGGAAAGGTTCTTTCAATCACCTTACCACCAGCTATACCGACCCAAAAACCACTATTCCTTGGTATAAGGCTTCAAGGGTTGCGATAAGAAAGCTTAAAGGAAATCTTGAAGATATCCTAAAGAATACATCCTTGTTGCCAACAAATGATTTTAGAAGCTAA
- the ftsY gene encoding signal recognition particle-docking protein FtsY, translating to MQALFKSFFEKVKKGLEKTKKQLAEGFSKISFGRKIDESLFEDIEAVLLKADVGVKATQEIIQFLREESKKRKITEGEQLKELLKEKIYDILKDCEGRLTFLGEKPDVLLFLGINGSGKTTTVGKLAYMLKQDGKSVVLAAADTFRAAAIDQLEVWANRVGVRIVKHQPGADPSAVVFDAINSAKAKGDNVVIVDTAGRLHTKEHLMKELQKIKKTIAKFSENQPVETLLVLDGTIGQNSINQAKTFKEVTNVTGIIITKLDGTSKGGAIIPICKDLKIPIKFIGVGEGIDDLQPFDAKEFVDALFE from the coding sequence GTGCAGGCGTTGTTTAAATCTTTCTTTGAAAAAGTCAAAAAAGGTCTTGAAAAAACAAAAAAACAATTAGCTGAAGGCTTTAGCAAGATTTCCTTTGGAAGAAAGATAGATGAGTCATTGTTTGAAGATATAGAAGCTGTTTTGCTTAAGGCAGACGTTGGAGTAAAAGCTACTCAGGAGATAATACAATTTTTAAGAGAGGAGAGCAAAAAAAGAAAAATCACAGAAGGTGAGCAGTTAAAAGAGTTATTAAAAGAGAAAATATACGATATTTTAAAGGATTGTGAAGGAAGGCTGACATTTTTAGGTGAAAAGCCGGATGTTTTATTATTTCTTGGAATTAACGGAAGTGGAAAAACTACAACCGTTGGAAAGTTAGCTTATATGCTAAAACAAGACGGCAAATCGGTAGTCCTTGCTGCGGCAGATACGTTTAGAGCTGCGGCAATAGACCAGCTTGAAGTATGGGCTAACAGAGTAGGAGTTAGAATTGTAAAACATCAACCAGGAGCAGACCCATCTGCGGTTGTTTTTGATGCTATAAACAGTGCTAAAGCTAAAGGCGATAATGTTGTTATTGTTGATACAGCCGGAAGGCTTCATACAAAAGAACATCTGATGAAAGAACTACAAAAAATTAAAAAAACGATTGCTAAATTTTCTGAAAATCAACCGGTAGAAACCTTATTAGTCTTGGATGGAACGATAGGTCAAAACTCAATAAATCAAGCAAAAACATTTAAAGAAGTAACGAATGTAACCGGTATTATTATCACAAAGCTTGATGGAACGTCAAAAGGCGGAGCAATCATTCCTATCTGTAAGGATTTAAAAATACCAATCAAATTTATCGGCGTTGGCGAAGGAATAGATGATTTACAACCATTTGACGCAAAAGAGTTTGTAGATGCACTGTTTGAGTAA
- the pyk gene encoding pyruvate kinase has product MLNLPEIKTKIVCTIGPTSSDEETIKKMIQNGMNIARINFSHGSFESHQKVINLLRQTAKSLNKRIVILGDLPGPKIRIGDLQPLDVKVGDRLILSDKPQEGVISVNLKDFSKYLKVGDVIYINDGFLQFKVEDIKDDKVYVVSLTNGKLTSRKGINLPNVDLPLKAIGEFEKKCIEFSKEVEIDALCVSFVRDRQDIVDAREYAKSIDYHPFLIAKIERPKAVENIDEIIQEADGIMVARGDLGIETPIECIAITQKRIIKKANLAGKPVITATQMLESMIESVRPTRAEATDVANAILDGTDCLMLSAETAVGKYPDIAVLTLKNIAKCIEKERYESPMYEVLLKDLSKSNSLQDTMALNAFNLVKNLNPDFVIIPTSSGATARRMSRFKLPVWIIAVCFNKNVEKSLEFSYGVYPVYEEQMPKNWKEYIKNLTSLKNGYFVLIKGPSEKNPDESNTLEVIRV; this is encoded by the coding sequence ATGCTAAACCTACCAGAAATCAAAACAAAGATTGTATGCACCATTGGACCGACATCTTCTGATGAAGAGACCATTAAAAAAATGATTCAAAACGGCATGAATATTGCCAGAATTAACTTTTCTCACGGCTCTTTTGAATCTCATCAAAAAGTCATAAATCTTCTTAGACAAACAGCAAAATCTTTAAATAAAAGAATAGTTATCTTAGGAGACCTGCCCGGACCAAAAATCAGAATTGGAGACTTGCAGCCTCTTGATGTAAAAGTTGGTGATAGGTTAATCCTTTCAGATAAGCCACAGGAAGGAGTCATTTCTGTTAACTTAAAAGATTTTTCTAAGTACTTAAAAGTTGGGGATGTTATTTATATAAACGATGGATTTTTACAGTTTAAGGTTGAAGATATAAAAGATGATAAAGTTTATGTTGTAAGTTTAACAAATGGGAAGCTTACTTCTCGTAAAGGTATAAACCTGCCGAACGTAGATTTACCATTAAAAGCCATCGGAGAATTTGAGAAAAAATGCATTGAGTTTTCAAAAGAAGTTGAGATTGATGCTTTATGTGTATCCTTTGTTAGAGATAGGCAGGATATTGTAGATGCAAGAGAGTATGCAAAAAGTATAGATTACCATCCTTTTTTGATCGCAAAGATAGAAAGACCAAAGGCAGTAGAAAATATAGATGAGATTATACAAGAAGCTGATGGGATAATGGTTGCAAGAGGAGATCTTGGCATAGAAACGCCGATAGAGTGTATAGCAATTACACAAAAAAGAATCATTAAAAAAGCAAATTTAGCCGGAAAACCGGTAATTACTGCAACACAAATGCTTGAATCTATGATTGAAAGCGTTAGACCAACACGAGCGGAAGCAACGGATGTAGCAAATGCAATATTAGACGGAACAGACTGTCTCATGCTATCGGCAGAAACCGCCGTTGGCAAATATCCAGATATAGCAGTTTTAACATTAAAAAATATTGCAAAATGCATAGAAAAAGAAAGATATGAAAGTCCAATGTATGAAGTGCTTTTGAAAGACCTTTCAAAATCAAACTCACTCCAAGATACTATGGCACTAAATGCCTTTAACTTAGTGAAAAACCTGAATCCTGACTTTGTTATAATTCCAACATCAAGCGGAGCCACAGCCAGAAGAATGAGCAGGTTCAAACTTCCTGTATGGATAATTGCTGTTTGTTTTAATAAAAATGTAGAAAAAAGCTTAGAATTTTCATATGGTGTTTATCCAGTATACGAAGAACAAATGCCAAAAAATTGGAAAGAGTATATTAAAAATCTAACATCATTAAAAAATGGCTATTTTGTATTAATCAAAGGTCCTTCTGAGAAAAATCCGGATGAAAGTAATACGTTGGAAGTGATAAGGGTTTAA